In one window of Haloprofundus halophilus DNA:
- a CDS encoding 50S ribosomal protein L37e: MTGAGTPSQGKKNKTTHVKCRRCGEKSYHVKKKVCSSCGFGKSAKRREYAWQSKAGE, from the coding sequence ATGACGGGAGCAGGAACCCCGAGTCAGGGCAAGAAGAACAAGACGACGCACGTCAAATGTCGTCGCTGCGGCGAGAAGTCCTACCACGTGAAGAAGAAGGTCTGCTCGTCCTGCGGCTTCGGCAAGTCGGCGAAACGTCGCGAGTACGCGTGGCAGTCGAAAGCGGGCGAGTAA